The Polyangiaceae bacterium genome includes a region encoding these proteins:
- a CDS encoding DNRLRE domain-containing protein, giving the protein MRRLGLGALVAVVCVSNTAAAQVVLDDPLNGSTSGSQSGGQFVSGGGWQAGQQIQWDLGKVLTEGALSVQVTNWNPNSDSAQHQFDKQHIINMYEAAHGSPHQSDADVPKGAFWNIRTGASYDNLFKFLSSTAGFDPPPAGRDETRVMKPLGFIDPSQTYTIEVKWSLNGDVSTYLDGQPLVTHNHGTPLRLRYVFIGTDNAPPGTYGPQKDVIYKNLQVSGTATPVADAGSGGSAGAPQSLSFEPVADTWSEPAAPSATHGSDPELRAGGDGRTIFLRFDVQGVQQVKSAKLFLEAFNAGGGGDIHRVLDDSWQESTLSHDNRPAVETAVLDSLGAVAVGGVYAFDVTSAVQHDGLVSFAITSKDVDGSGYNSKESPNAHPELVIESVATAGAGGSDAGWDDGGAIPTQDGGGGGGGFAKGSASPGDDSGCGCRTASRQRSSRWFAAVLLGMCLVSRRYGSLFRRADEA; this is encoded by the coding sequence ATGCGTCGGCTCGGACTCGGGGCTCTCGTCGCGGTGGTGTGCGTCTCGAACACCGCCGCGGCCCAGGTGGTGTTGGACGACCCGCTGAACGGATCCACGTCCGGCTCCCAGAGCGGCGGCCAGTTCGTCAGCGGTGGTGGGTGGCAAGCGGGACAGCAGATCCAGTGGGACCTGGGCAAGGTGCTCACCGAAGGCGCCCTTTCGGTGCAGGTGACCAACTGGAACCCGAACAGCGACAGCGCCCAGCACCAGTTCGACAAGCAGCACATCATCAACATGTACGAGGCGGCCCATGGCTCGCCACACCAGTCCGACGCCGACGTGCCCAAGGGCGCGTTCTGGAACATCCGCACGGGAGCCAGCTACGACAACCTGTTCAAGTTCCTGTCCAGCACCGCGGGTTTCGACCCACCTCCGGCCGGCCGCGACGAGACGCGCGTCATGAAACCCCTGGGGTTCATCGACCCGAGCCAGACCTACACCATCGAGGTGAAGTGGTCGCTGAACGGTGACGTCAGCACCTACCTCGACGGCCAGCCCCTGGTGACCCACAACCACGGCACGCCGCTGCGGTTGCGCTACGTGTTCATCGGCACGGACAACGCACCGCCGGGGACCTACGGCCCGCAGAAGGACGTCATCTACAAGAACCTGCAGGTGAGCGGCACCGCGACGCCGGTCGCCGACGCCGGCAGCGGCGGCAGCGCCGGCGCCCCCCAGAGCCTCTCCTTCGAGCCGGTGGCGGACACCTGGAGCGAGCCCGCGGCGCCCAGCGCCACCCACGGCAGCGACCCCGAGCTTCGGGCAGGCGGCGACGGCCGAACCATCTTCTTGCGCTTCGACGTTCAGGGCGTTCAGCAGGTGAAGAGCGCCAAGCTGTTCCTGGAGGCATTCAACGCCGGCGGTGGTGGGGACATCCACCGGGTGCTCGACGACAGCTGGCAGGAATCCACGCTCTCCCACGACAACCGTCCCGCCGTGGAAACCGCCGTTCTGGACAGCCTCGGCGCGGTGGCAGTCGGCGGCGTCTACGCCTTCGACGTGACCTCCGCCGTGCAGCACGACGGCCTGGTTTCTTTCGCCATCACGTCGAAGGACGTGGACGGCTCCGGCTACAACTCCAAGGAATCTCCCAACGCCCATCCGGAGCTCGTGATCGAGTCCGTCGCGACCGCCGGAGCAGGTGGAAGTGATGCGGGGTGGGACGATGGCGGAGCCATTCCCACACAAGATGGCGGCGGGGGTGGTGGCGGATTCGCCAAAGGCTCGGCGTCCCCTGGGGACGACTCCGGATGCGGCTGTCGCACTGCATCTCGCCAGCGCTCTTCGAGATGGTTCGCGGCAGTTCTGCTTGGTATGTGCCTCGTTTCGAGACGGTACGGCTCTCTTTTCCGCCGCGCTGACGAAGCGTAG
- a CDS encoding PAS domain S-box protein, with the protein MSGEELSRLREELARCRAELLRKSDAELLLRAIFEGARDAILLADDEGRYLEANPAACRIFGVTRQELLSRKISDFTLPDYDVPERWSAFMNDGAQSDLVGLRRPNGSTALLEYKATANVLPGRHLAILRDVTEREAERRAFEDVVLASPIAIYSVNLDGVVTLWNPAAEKLLGWSQGEIVGKPAPMSESERPGFLQRIQSGVTFSGRKAQRLHKDGNLVEVSLSRAPIRDGHGKIVGALTMLVDRSERQALQKQLIQAQKVEAVGSMAGGIAHDFNNLLGAIMGYASMARDSVAPTESVAEDLRQILNAAERAAALTRRLLAISKHQSAEPRVVDVARAISELAPLLSRLLGERWQLGTELGKDCRIEVDPTHLEQILLNLVVNARDAMPRGGEIRIASELVVYEKLDWVSVSVIDAGVGMPEEIQRRALEPFFTTKGDRGTGLGLATVSSIVTAYGGHVRIQSKQGQGTTVSVLLRATTQPVTRDRSEPVHEAPSSEDLMVLLVEDDPIIRKVLCRMLERSGCRVVQAAGPEVALAEIDAGRRPHVVVCDVILPGMSGPELAQEIQERIDVAFVYMSGYSGAEVELPPGARLLQKPFHPSQLVRAVEEARSAGVASVE; encoded by the coding sequence GTGAGCGGGGAGGAACTCAGCCGCCTGCGTGAGGAGCTCGCCCGATGCCGGGCGGAGCTTTTGCGCAAGTCCGACGCAGAGCTCTTGTTACGCGCCATCTTCGAAGGGGCGCGCGACGCAATCCTGCTGGCCGACGACGAGGGACGCTACCTGGAGGCGAACCCCGCCGCGTGTCGCATCTTCGGCGTGACGCGGCAAGAGCTGTTGAGCCGGAAGATCTCCGACTTCACGCTACCAGACTACGACGTGCCGGAGCGTTGGTCCGCGTTCATGAACGACGGCGCGCAGAGCGACCTCGTGGGGCTTCGACGTCCGAACGGAAGCACCGCCCTCCTGGAGTACAAGGCCACTGCCAACGTGCTACCCGGTCGCCATCTCGCAATCTTGAGGGACGTGACCGAGCGCGAAGCCGAGCGCCGTGCCTTCGAGGACGTGGTGCTGGCGTCTCCCATCGCCATCTACTCCGTGAACCTCGATGGCGTGGTCACGCTCTGGAACCCGGCGGCGGAGAAGCTCTTGGGCTGGTCGCAAGGCGAGATCGTCGGCAAGCCCGCGCCCATGTCGGAGAGCGAACGTCCCGGATTCCTCCAGCGTATTCAGTCCGGTGTGACGTTCTCGGGACGAAAGGCACAGCGCCTTCACAAGGACGGCAACCTGGTGGAGGTTTCGCTGTCGCGGGCGCCCATTCGCGACGGCCACGGCAAGATCGTCGGCGCCCTGACCATGCTGGTCGATCGCAGCGAGCGCCAGGCGCTTCAGAAACAGCTGATTCAGGCTCAGAAGGTGGAGGCCGTGGGCTCCATGGCGGGAGGCATCGCCCACGACTTCAACAACCTCCTCGGCGCCATCATGGGCTACGCGAGCATGGCCCGAGACAGCGTTGCGCCCACGGAAAGCGTGGCCGAGGACCTGCGACAAATCTTGAACGCCGCAGAGCGCGCCGCCGCGCTCACCCGCCGGCTCCTTGCGATCAGCAAGCACCAGAGCGCCGAGCCGCGCGTGGTGGACGTGGCGCGTGCCATTTCCGAGCTCGCTCCGCTCTTGTCGCGTCTTCTCGGTGAGCGCTGGCAGCTCGGCACCGAGCTCGGCAAGGACTGTCGCATCGAGGTGGATCCCACTCACCTCGAGCAGATACTCCTGAACCTGGTGGTCAACGCGCGGGACGCGATGCCGCGTGGAGGCGAAATCCGCATCGCGAGCGAGCTCGTCGTGTACGAGAAGCTCGACTGGGTCAGCGTGTCGGTGATCGACGCGGGCGTCGGCATGCCGGAAGAGATCCAACGCCGCGCTCTCGAGCCCTTCTTCACTACCAAGGGGGATCGCGGCACCGGGCTCGGGCTGGCAACGGTGAGCTCCATCGTCACCGCCTATGGCGGGCATGTCCGCATCCAGTCGAAGCAAGGACAGGGCACCACGGTCTCGGTTCTGCTGCGAGCCACCACGCAGCCCGTGACGCGGGATCGCAGCGAGCCGGTGCACGAGGCTCCTTCGAGCGAGGACCTCATGGTGCTGTTGGTGGAAGACGACCCCATCATTCGCAAGGTCCTGTGTCGGATGCTGGAGCGCTCGGGCTGCCGAGTGGTGCAAGCCGCCGGGCCCGAGGTCGCCTTGGCCGAGATCGACGCCGGCAGACGGCCTCACGTCGTGGTGTGCGACGTGATCTTGCCTGGAATGTCGGGGCCGGAGCTGGCACAGGAGATCCAGGAGCGCATCGACGTCGCCTTCGTCTACATGTCCGGCTACTCCGGCGCGGAGGTGGAGCTGCCGCCCGGCGCGCGATTGCTGCAAAAGCCCTTCCACCCGTCGCAGCTCGTTCGCGCCGTGGAAGAAGCGCGCTCCGCGGGGGTAGCATCCGTGGAATGA
- a CDS encoding AgmX/PglI C-terminal domain-containing protein, which produces MRRVLIGLCVAAVVLLVVGFVFRSRTATPPAVVEHAERASQGDQPLFAQRKGPPTAQVLATAPERTVRDKKRRDELRARIYRAFGQALPVEGDAATGIAPNQPKLGKKYVQNRIRDDFVPLAKECYEAALERSPELSGTMVLELTIVGDQSVGGVVDSVRLAEESTLADPELSECMRQSMMSMSFVPPETGGVTTVRYPFVMNQSDAGTQG; this is translated from the coding sequence ATGAGGCGGGTGCTGATCGGGTTGTGCGTGGCAGCCGTGGTGCTGCTCGTCGTGGGGTTCGTGTTTCGGAGTCGGACCGCGACGCCGCCCGCGGTTGTGGAGCACGCGGAGCGAGCGAGCCAGGGAGACCAGCCGCTGTTCGCGCAGCGCAAGGGGCCGCCCACGGCACAGGTACTGGCCACCGCGCCGGAGCGAACCGTGCGGGACAAGAAGCGCCGGGACGAGCTGCGCGCGAGGATCTACCGTGCTTTCGGGCAAGCGCTCCCGGTGGAAGGAGATGCCGCGACGGGTATCGCGCCGAACCAACCCAAGCTCGGCAAGAAGTACGTCCAGAACCGGATCCGGGACGACTTCGTGCCCCTCGCCAAGGAGTGTTACGAGGCGGCGCTGGAGCGGAGCCCGGAGCTTTCGGGAACCATGGTGCTGGAGCTCACCATCGTGGGGGACCAGAGCGTGGGCGGCGTGGTGGACAGCGTGCGCCTGGCCGAGGAAAGCACCCTGGCGGACCCGGAGCTCAGCGAGTGCATGCGCCAGTCCATGATGAGCATGAGCTTCGTGCCCCCAGAGACGGGCGGCGTGACCACCGTGCGCTACCCGTTCGTGATGAACCAGAGCGACGCGGGCACTCAGGGGTAG